The Gimesia chilikensis nucleotide sequence CCTGGGACGCGATCCTTCATTCTTTCTCTGCATATGCCCAAAAACGTCCCATCTCCGCCAACACTCAATCAGGCACTCGCGTAAAACTAACAACAGGTGATCGCACCGGCACGTTGCTACAGACGAAGTCGATAACCGATTCCTGACAGCAAACGAAACACAAAAATCCTGTAAGCTCAGGCAGAAACGCCTGTTAGAATACGCCGCACGGAACTATCGATACTGTAACGAGATACGTCACTTTATCCCGATCCGCGTCTTGCAAAGGCCCGGAACGACGATTAGAATAAATCATTGAACCTGAATTCGGGAACACAAGCATTGCTCCCCCGTTCCCGGAACATCTGCCATCCCGCCTGCTGAACCTTGGGGTTCAGCTACCGCCGTAGCAAACTGATATGGATTGTCGGTCGGACAGGCATCACCAGAGATTCATTGACAAGTTAAGTTTGAAAAGCCCCGTCCCCGGCGGCCGATCATCCACTTGAAAATTACTATCCAGAAGGTGAATGTCATGCTTCTTCTGTGTTCGAGCAAGCGCATCGTCCCTGCTCTCGTTCTCACTTTCCTGTGTACTTCACTCACTCAGGTGAGCGCTGAAAAGACAACAAAAGTCTCCCCAGCCAGAATACGTTCCATCCTTTCGGAAAACTGTTTCCAGTGTCACGGACCGGATGCCAAGAAACGCGCTGCCGACCTCCGCTTCGATACCCGTGACGGCGCCTTTGCCGACCTGGGTGGTCACAAAGCCATTGTGCCCGGCAACCTGAAGGAAAGCGAACTCATCGCCCGCATTACAACCGACGACGGCGACCTCCTCATGCCGCCGACCGACAGCGGGAAGAAACTGAAGCCGGAAGAAATTAAACAACTCAAACTCTGGATCGAACAGGGTGCTCCCTGGCAGGATCACTGGGCCTTCGTAAAACCACAGAAAGCACCACTGCCTTCCGTCTCACAACCGGACTGGGTAAAGAGTCCCGTCGATCAGTTCATCCTGGCGCGGCTCGATGAAGAAGGTCTCAAACCCACTGCCGAGGCTGATCGTCGTACTCTCATTCGACGAGTCACCCTGGACCTCACCGGACTGCCTCCCACGCCGCAGGAAGTGGAATCGTTTGTAAATGACAAAAGTCCCAATGCCTATGAGAAGGTTGTGGATCGACTGCTGCAGTCTCCCCGGTACGGCGAGCACATGGCCCGCTACTGGCTGGACATCGCCCGTTACGGCGACACTCACGGTCTGCACCTTGATAACTACCGCGAAATGTGGCCTTACCGCGACTGGGTCATCAATGCCTTCAATACCAACAAACACTACGATCAGTTTGTGATCGAACAGTTGGCCGGTGACCTGCTCCCGAATGCGACACTCGACCAGCAGATCGCCACTGGCTTCAACCGCTGTCACGTGACCACCAACGAAGGGGGTTCGATTGCCGAAGAAGTCTATGTGCGCAACGTTATCGACCGGGTGGAAACGACAGGCCAGGCCTTTATGGGGCTCACCCTCGGCTGTGCCGTCTGTCACGACCACAAGTTCGATCCCTTTACGAAAACCGAATTCTATCAGCTGTTTGCATTCTTCAATAACCTTGACGGCCCCGCGATGGACGGGAACATCAAAGACTCACCCCCTTCCGTCCGTGTCCCCGATGATGCCCAGTCCAAGCAACTCCAGGCTTATAAAGATCAGATTGCATCCATTGAAAAACGGGGAGCCGACCGCACCAAGGTGAACGAACCCGCGTTTCAGTCCTGGCTCCAGTGGAAGCAGCAGATTCAGAAGACGGGCAGCAACCCCGACCTCTCCATTCCGCAACCCAGCGGTCTGCTGGCTGCTTACTCGCTCGACGAGAAAGAAGGCGACGCCGCTGCAGACAAAACGAACGCCAAAAACAAAGCGTCTGTCAAAGGGGCTCCCAAATGGGTCGCCGGTAAATTCAATAACGGATTCCAGTTCGCCCCCGGCAGCTATCTCGATCTGGGAAAAACCGGACAGTTTGCGAAAGCAACCCCTTTCAGTTATGCCATCTGGGTCAAAACCAACGGCAAAACTTCGGGTCCAATCGTCTCCAGCATTAATCCTAATTCGCGTGAACGAGGCTACGACCTGCAGATCACTAACCAGACCCTCAGTGTGCGTCTGATTGACCGCTGGCCCGGATATGCCGTCCAGGTGCAGACCAAGAATAATGAAATCACGCCCAACCAGTGGCACCACGTCTGCGTGACCTACGATGGTTCCGCGAAAGCCCATGGCGTGACCATCTATGTTGACGGCAAAGAGTCCGAGCTGACTATCTCCTCTGACTCCTTTAAAAATACGACTCCTCTGAACTCGGCCACGATTCTGCTGGGTCATTCACCAACCAAGCAGCACCTGACGAACGGCTTCGTGGACGAATTTCGTATCTACGATCACGAACTCTCAGAAACCGAAGTTAATCAGGTCTACTTCGATCATCAGATTGAACCGGTCCTGAAGCTGGCTGCCGACAAACGTACTCCCCAGCAAACTGAATTGCTGAGACAGTACTATCTGAACCAGTTCGATTCCGAATATCGCAAGCTGCTGGCCGAGAAGGTCAAAGTCAAAGCACAGGAAGAAAAACTGATTGCGTCGCTCCCCACGACACTGATCTTCCGCGAACGCAAGACCATCAAAGAGGCCTTCGATCTCAAGCGGGGACAATACGATCAGAAAGGGGATAAAGTCGATCGGAAAACTCCGTCGCAGTTCCCTGCCATGGCAGCCGAATGGCCCGTCAACCGGTTGGGCCTGGCGAAATGGCTTGTCGATCCCAGTCATCCGCTGACATCCCGCGTTGCCGTCAACCGGTTCTGGCAGCAGTTGTTCGGCACCGGTATCGTCGAAACCAGTGAAGACTTCGGTAACCAGGGTGCCGTCCCCAGTCATCCCGAACTGCTGGACTGGCTCTCCGTCGATTTCCAGGAACACCAGTGGGACGTCAAACGGCTGATGAAACAGCTCGTGATGTCCGCCACTTATCGTCAAAACTCCAGCGTCACCCCGGAACTATATCAGCAGGATCCCGAGAACCGTCTGCTGGCTCGCGGCCCCCGCTTCCGTCTGGATGCAGAAATGTTGCGTGACCAGGCACTCGCCGTCAGCGGTCTGCTCGTTCCCAAAGTAGGTGGCCCCAGTGTCAAACCGCCTCAACCTGATGGACTCTGGTACGCCGTCGGTTACTCCGGCTCCAATACGGTCCGATTTAAACAGGATACGGGCCCTGAGAAAGTCTTTCGCCGCGGACTGTATACCTTCTGGAAACGGACCTCACCCCCGCCGGAAATGTCGACCTTCGATGCACCCAGCCGGGAAGCCTGCACCATGCGTCGCGAACGGACCAACACACCACTGCAGGCCCTGTTGCTGCTGAACGATCCGCAGTACATGGAAGCCGCTCGTGCCTTTGGCGAACGCATGATGAAAGAAGGCGGTTCGTCTCCCGAAGAGCGGATCAGGTTTGCTTACACAATGGCCACTGGTCATCCGATCTCAACGGAAAACCTGACCCTGATTAAACAAACGTTTGATGACATGCTGGCTGAATACCAGAAAGCTCCTGAAGCTGCCAAAGAACTGATTGCTGTTGGCGAGTCCAAACCTGACGAGAAACTGAATCCGCAGGAACTGGCCGCCTGGACCATGGTGGGCAACCTCATCCTCAACCTGGATGAAGTGCTCAATAAAAATTGACGACGTTGTTCTTCATCATTCCACAGCATCCACGCCGGACAGCAACAGCTGCGGCTTAGAACTCAACAGAAATAAACAGGTATCGTCATGAATCCCATGCAGGAACATCTCTCACAGATCACGCGACGTCATTTTTTCAAAGCGGGTGGCCTCGGACTGGGAACCGCCGCCCTGGCCTCTCTCGAGGCCAATCGTCAGCCCTTGCAGGCAGCGAATCCCGAACCGCAGGCGACCGGCGGACTCCCCGATATTCCCCACTTCGCTCCCAAAGCGAAGCGGGCCATCTATCTGTTCATGGCGGGTTCCCCTTCACAGATCGACACGCTCGACTACAAACCGGAGCTCGACAAACTTTTCGACAAAGACCTGCCCGAATCCGTCCGACAGGGACAGCGACTGACGACGATGACCTCTGGCCAGTCCCGCTTTCCGCTGGCTCCGTCGAAATTCAAATTCACCAAACACGACAACGGTGGCGATGGTGCCTGGGTCAGCGAACTGCTGCCTCACACCGCAGGCATCGTCAAAGATATTTCCATCGTCCGCTCGCTGTGGACGGAAGCCATCAACCACGACCCGGCAATCACCTATATCTGCACCGGCAACCAGTTGCCCGGTCGCGCCAGCCTCGGTTCCTGGCTGAGCTACGGGCTGGGTTCAATGAATGAAAACCTGCCTGCCTTCGTTGTTCTCACCTCCACCTGGTCGGGTCGGCAACAGGCCCAGGCGCTTTACAACCGTCTCTGGGGCAGCGGATTTCTGCCGAGTAAATACTCGGGTGTCTCACTGCGTTCGCAGGGCGATCCGGTGTTGTTCCTTTCTAACCCGCCAGGCGTCTCTGCC carries:
- a CDS encoding DUF1553 domain-containing protein → MLLLCSSKRIVPALVLTFLCTSLTQVSAEKTTKVSPARIRSILSENCFQCHGPDAKKRAADLRFDTRDGAFADLGGHKAIVPGNLKESELIARITTDDGDLLMPPTDSGKKLKPEEIKQLKLWIEQGAPWQDHWAFVKPQKAPLPSVSQPDWVKSPVDQFILARLDEEGLKPTAEADRRTLIRRVTLDLTGLPPTPQEVESFVNDKSPNAYEKVVDRLLQSPRYGEHMARYWLDIARYGDTHGLHLDNYREMWPYRDWVINAFNTNKHYDQFVIEQLAGDLLPNATLDQQIATGFNRCHVTTNEGGSIAEEVYVRNVIDRVETTGQAFMGLTLGCAVCHDHKFDPFTKTEFYQLFAFFNNLDGPAMDGNIKDSPPSVRVPDDAQSKQLQAYKDQIASIEKRGADRTKVNEPAFQSWLQWKQQIQKTGSNPDLSIPQPSGLLAAYSLDEKEGDAAADKTNAKNKASVKGAPKWVAGKFNNGFQFAPGSYLDLGKTGQFAKATPFSYAIWVKTNGKTSGPIVSSINPNSRERGYDLQITNQTLSVRLIDRWPGYAVQVQTKNNEITPNQWHHVCVTYDGSAKAHGVTIYVDGKESELTISSDSFKNTTPLNSATILLGHSPTKQHLTNGFVDEFRIYDHELSETEVNQVYFDHQIEPVLKLAADKRTPQQTELLRQYYLNQFDSEYRKLLAEKVKVKAQEEKLIASLPTTLIFRERKTIKEAFDLKRGQYDQKGDKVDRKTPSQFPAMAAEWPVNRLGLAKWLVDPSHPLTSRVAVNRFWQQLFGTGIVETSEDFGNQGAVPSHPELLDWLSVDFQEHQWDVKRLMKQLVMSATYRQNSSVTPELYQQDPENRLLARGPRFRLDAEMLRDQALAVSGLLVPKVGGPSVKPPQPDGLWYAVGYSGSNTVRFKQDTGPEKVFRRGLYTFWKRTSPPPEMSTFDAPSREACTMRRERTNTPLQALLLLNDPQYMEAARAFGERMMKEGGSSPEERIRFAYTMATGHPISTENLTLIKQTFDDMLAEYQKAPEAAKELIAVGESKPDEKLNPQELAAWTMVGNLILNLDEVLNKN
- a CDS encoding DUF1501 domain-containing protein; the protein is MNPMQEHLSQITRRHFFKAGGLGLGTAALASLEANRQPLQAANPEPQATGGLPDIPHFAPKAKRAIYLFMAGSPSQIDTLDYKPELDKLFDKDLPESVRQGQRLTTMTSGQSRFPLAPSKFKFTKHDNGGDGAWVSELLPHTAGIVKDISIVRSLWTEAINHDPAITYICTGNQLPGRASLGSWLSYGLGSMNENLPAFVVLTSTWSGRQQAQALYNRLWGSGFLPSKYSGVSLRSQGDPVLFLSNPPGVSAKLRRRMLDTLSQVNQNEYESIGDPEIQTRISQYEMAFRMQTSVPELTDITKETKATLDMYGPEVHKPGTFAYHCLLARRMAERGVRFSQIFHRGWDQHANIAGDLPKQCKDIDQPAAALVKDLKQRGMLDDTLVIWGGEFGRTVYCQGKLSRENYGRDHHPRCFSVWMAGGGIKKGQVYGSTDDFSYNIVDKPVHIHDFNATILQCLGIDHRKLTYKFQGLDQRLTGVEEHHPVKDILA